In Megalopta genalis isolate 19385.01 chromosome 14, iyMegGena1_principal, whole genome shotgun sequence, the following are encoded in one genomic region:
- the LOC117225739 gene encoding very long chain fatty acid elongase 7 — protein MSGIIETYKDYMYNKYDPRTVDWFLMRHPGPLLVILASYLYFSTSAGPRYMRDKKPYDLKYVMIVYNIGQVIISVYLFSEALNSGWLYEYSYTCQPVDYSDNPLALRMAQAVHMYFMTKLVELLDTLFFVLRKKNRQISALHLFHHTLMPICAWIGCRWLPNGHGTFLGLLNTFVHVVMYSYYLLAAMGPSMDKYLWWKKYLTIMQLIQFALVFLHNVQVLFNGCNYPKGIVVLLSLNSSIFFWMFGTFYYENYVKDKPKRLAQRNSDNSDASKSDRNGNSRSKNKSNKTNDKTE, from the exons ATGTCGGGCATTATCGAGACCTACAAAGACTACATGTACAACAAATATG ATCCAAGGACCGTCGACTGGTTCCTGATGAGGCATCCAGGACCGTTGCTGGTGATCCTGGCCAGCTACCTCTACTTCTCGACGTCGGCTGGCCCAAGGTACATGAGGGACAAAAAACCATACGACTTGAAGTACGTGATGATAGTGTACAACATCGGACAAGTGATAATTAGCGTATATCTCTTCTCTGAGGCTCTGAACAGCGGATGGTTGTACGAATATAGTTACACTTGTCAGCCGGTCGACTACTCCGATAACCCGTTGGCGCTTAGG ATGGCGCAGGCGGTGCACATGTACTTCATGACTAAGCTGGTGGAGCTGCTTGACACGCTGTTCTTCGTGTTGCGTAAGAAGAATCGTCAGATCAGCGCGCTGCATCTGTTTCACCACACGTTGATGCCGATATGCGCATGGATAGGCTGCAGGTGGTTGCCGAACGGTCACGGCACCTTCCTGGGCTTGCTGAACACGTTCGTCCACGTGGTGATGTACAGTTACTACCTGTTGGCCGCGATGGGGCCCAGCATGGACAAATACCTTTGGTGGAAGAAATACCTGACGATAATGCAGCTGATCCAGTTCGCCCTCGTATTTCTGCACAACGTTCAGGTGCTCTTCAACGGCTGCAACTACCCGAAGGGCATCGTGGTTCTGCTGTCTTTGAATTCCTCGATCTTCTTCTGGATGTTCGGCACGTTCTACTATGAGAACTACGTTAAGGACAAGCCGAAAAGGCTAGCGCAGAGAAACAGCGACAACAGCGACGCCAGCAAAAGCGACAGAAACGGCAACAGCAGAAGCaaaaacaaaagcaacaagaccaacgaCAAAACGGAATAG